The genomic region ACGCCAGAGCTGGCAGGGAACTATGGAACGGTGCGCTCAGGCTTCATAAATACCACGACACCTAAGCCACTGGCAACGCCTGTACTAGGCGCGTGGGTGCGGCTGCCGGCAACTGCCGAGCAGTATCCTAAGGCTGCACCAGCAGCTGCCGCGTCAGCTGGCCGGCGGTGCCGTGCACCCGCACCAGATACAGGCCGGCGGGTAGGCCACTGGTATCCAGAGTGGTAGTGGTGCTGCTGAAATTGGTCTGCTGCACTGCCTGGCCTAGGGTGTTGAGCAGAAGTACCTGATGGCCGCCAAAGCTGGCCGGCACTTCCAGCCGTACCCGCCCGGTAGCTGGGTTGGGGTAGAGTTGCCAGGCGCTGGCCGCCAGCGCCGGCCGGGTGGGCAGCAGCAGGTTGTAGCGGGTCTGGGCCGCGTCGGCGTCGGCTTGCAGCTGCGCCAGGCTGGGCGCGGCCAGCACCGCAAACGCCACGATGGCCGAGTCGGTGGGGGCGAGGCGGGGCAGGGCGGCGCCCAGCACATGCGCAATGTCGGTGCCGGCGGGCAGGCCGGTGGTGGGCCGGCGGGTGCCATTGCTCAGGGTCAGGTATTTCTCGGCCTTGCTGAAGCCGTTGGACAGCTGCACCGGGCTGCCGGCCGGCGCATTTACATCGATGGCGTAGGCGGTAGCCTTGCCGCCGCTCAGCCACTTCAGGCCCACGAATACTTCCGGGCTGCTGGCATCGTAGGTGTAGCTCAGGCGGCGCACCGAGTCCCAGGCCACCACGTTGCGGGCATAGTCCGGCACCACGTCCCAGTCCATGAACAGGCCCGCGTAGAGCGGCTTGAGGGTGTCAGGCGTCATGTTCCGCAGCTGATACTCCAGCACCACGTAGTCGCGGTGCGGGGCCTGGGCCCAGGCGTAGCCGCGCTGGCGCACCTGCACGCCCACGGTGCGGTTGCGGGTGGCAGAGGGCAGCGAGTCCTGCAGCAGGTTGCTGGCTTCCTGGTCGGCGCGCAGTGGCTGGCGGCGCAGGGTGGCCTGGGTGAGGCGGAAGAAATCGGCGTCGGGCACGTTCCGCTCATTGCGGAGGCGGCTGGAGACGCGGTTGGGGCCGGTGGCCAGCAGCAGCCCACCCTCGTAGAGCAGCGGCGCGCCGCCCCGGTACGTCACACCCTCGCCCAGATCAGACCCAATACCATCGTAGCCGAGGCTGCCCCGGCTGGTGAGCGTCAGGGCCAGGTCGCCGGCATTGAGCACCACGTAATCGGGGTTGAGCAGCAGCGTGCCATACTGGTCTTCCTGGTAGCCGGTGGCGGCATCCTCGAAATGATAGCGCAGCACGGCGCGGGTGTTCAGCGGCACCGCCGCCGCTACGGCCAGCCGGAACGGCGCCGCCGTGTTGGTGGCGCGGGCCAGCGTAGCCAGCGCGCCTGCCCCAAACGTGCCCTGCCGCACCGTAAGAAACGGCGAAAGCGACGTCACGGTGAGGGTCAAATTCTGCACCGGCAGCAGCAGGTTCTGCACTTCCACCGCCAGCCGGATAGTGTCGGTAGGCTGGTAGGCCCCTTTGGCGGGGCTGAACAAACGCTGTGTGAGACGGGTCGCCCGCTGATCGTTGGCGCGCACGGCCCGCAGCATGTTGAGGCGGCCGGTGCCCAGCTTGCCGGCGTAGGCGGCGTTGCCAGGCAGCGCGTCGATGTTGTCGGTGGTGCGGCGTAGCTGGGCGCGCACCTGAGCGGCTGAGAGCTGCGGAAACCGCGCCCGCACCAGCCCCGCCGCGCCCGCCACCAGCGGCGCCGAAAACGAGGAGCCCGTGGCTGGAATGTAGTCGGAGTCGGTGTCGCCCCACACGGTCAGCACGTCGTCGCCGGGCGCTACCAAGTCGAGGCGGCGGCTGTGGGTAGCGTAGCCCGACTTGACATCGGTGCGCCCCGAAGCGCCCACCGACAGCACGTGCTCATAGGAGGCCGGGTAGAAATCCAGCTCGGCGTTGGTGTTGCCGGCCGAGGCCACTACCACGGCGTCGCGGTTGACGGCGGCGTAGGTGATGGCATCCTGCTCGAACTGCGAGCGGCCCCCGGCGGCGCCCCAGCTCATATTGATGACCTTGCAGCCGTGGTCGGCGGCGTACACAATGGCCTCGAAGCCCGCAAAGCTGCCGCCGGGCGTGCTGGGGTAGATTTTCAGGGGCAGGAAGCGGCAGTTGAAGCCGGAGCCGGCCACGCCGCGGCCATTGTCGGGGCGGGCGGCGGCGGCGCCGGCCGAGTGCACGCCGTGGCGGGGCTGCACGTAGGAGTCGGAGGAAGGGTTGTTGTCGTCGTCGGCCAGGTCCCAGCCGCGGTAGTTGTCGATGTAGCCGTCGTTGTCGTTGTCGAGGCCGTCGGGCGGGTCCTGGTAGTTGCGCTGCCACTGGCCATTGAGGTCTTCGTGGGAGAGGCGGAAGCCGGTGTCGGTGATGCCGATGAGCACGCTGGAGTCGCCCTTGGTCACGTCCCAGGCCTGGTAGGCGCGGATGTTGCGCAGGTGGTACTGGCCGCGGGCGTTGGTGGAGTCGGCCAGCGGATCGTTGGGCTGATAGAGCGGGGCGCGGTAATAAAGCGGCTCCACGTAGGTGAGCACGCCGGTTTGCCGAAGCGCCAACTGGGCCTTGGCCAGCACCGTGGTGGCCGGCAGCCACACCTGATAAATCAGGCGCAGATCCACGGCTTCCGGGTTTTTGGGGTCGGGCGGCAGCGCATTGGGAAACTTCTGCACCAGGCGCAATGCCCCGAAACGGCGCAGAGCGGCTTCCAGCTGCGGCACGGCCACGCGGCCGGCCTGCGCCTGCGCCCGGTATTCGGGCTTCAGCTTGAACACCAGCAAGCCGGGCTGGGCCACTGCCTCCGGCACAGCGGCCGTGCGGCTGGGGCCGGCCATCTGGGCCTGGGCTGCTGGAGCGCCCGACAGCAGCAGCGCCAACAGGGATAACACAGGATAAGAGCGTAGGAATGAAAGCATAAGCGAGAGTGAAATCAGGGTAAGAGGGGCAAGGTAATTAACGAAGCTGCCCGGCAATCGGATGTTTGGCAGCCGCCAACAGAGACGCTGCAGGGTAAGGTAAATTTAGGCTTTTCGAAGGGCGCTACAGCGCTACATTATCCGATTTTCGATCAACAGCCGGAAATCCCCTACCAATACTGGCTGGGAGAAGTTTTCTCCAGCTTTTCCTGCTTTAGTGCAAATTGCTTTTGAGGTGCCGCAGGTCGCTCGCAGGCGGTTTGTCAGCGGATTCTGCAGGTGCATTTGCCGCCTTTTCAGCGCTGGATAAGCACAAAGGCCCTGCCGTATTACGCGGCAGGGCCTTTATGGCTGGCTATCGGCGCCGGAGCTTACCAGCCCACTTTGCTGTACTTATATTTCTTGGGGGCCTTCACGGTTTCGTACTGAGTGGCCTTCCGGGGCGAGAGGTCGATGCCCAGATCAATGGGGTTGCGCTCTTTGCGGAAGCGGGCCTTGTTGTTGCCGCGCTGCTCGGATTTTACTTTTACGGTGCCATAGCCGCGTGGATTGGCACTTTGGGCCGTCCGGTCCTGCGCGCAGGAGCCAAGGCCGATCAGAGTAGCAAGGGCAAGTATGGGAAGAAGTGATTTCATGACGGTAGGAAGTACAAAGGGTACTTCCGCGTGTACTACAACCGCCTAAAAAAAGATACAGCTTCCCTGCATTATACTACAGGCTAAGCAGTTCGCGGAACCGCACCGACTGCTGCCGCGATACTTCCACCTCGGGGCCGCCCCGCAGCCGGATCTTGAGGGTGCTGCTGAACCAGGGCTCAATGCCCTCAATCCATTTCAGGTTGATGAT from Hymenobacter canadensis harbors:
- a CDS encoding S8 family peptidase: MLSLLALLLSGAPAAQAQMAGPSRTAAVPEAVAQPGLLVFKLKPEYRAQAQAGRVAVPQLEAALRRFGALRLVQKFPNALPPDPKNPEAVDLRLIYQVWLPATTVLAKAQLALRQTGVLTYVEPLYYRAPLYQPNDPLADSTNARGQYHLRNIRAYQAWDVTKGDSSVLIGITDTGFRLSHEDLNGQWQRNYQDPPDGLDNDNDGYIDNYRGWDLADDDNNPSSDSYVQPRHGVHSAGAAAARPDNGRGVAGSGFNCRFLPLKIYPSTPGGSFAGFEAIVYAADHGCKVINMSWGAAGGRSQFEQDAITYAAVNRDAVVVASAGNTNAELDFYPASYEHVLSVGASGRTDVKSGYATHSRRLDLVAPGDDVLTVWGDTDSDYIPATGSSFSAPLVAGAAGLVRARFPQLSAAQVRAQLRRTTDNIDALPGNAAYAGKLGTGRLNMLRAVRANDQRATRLTQRLFSPAKGAYQPTDTIRLAVEVQNLLLPVQNLTLTVTSLSPFLTVRQGTFGAGALATLARATNTAAPFRLAVAAAVPLNTRAVLRYHFEDAATGYQEDQYGTLLLNPDYVVLNAGDLALTLTSRGSLGYDGIGSDLGEGVTYRGGAPLLYEGGLLLATGPNRVSSRLRNERNVPDADFFRLTQATLRRQPLRADQEASNLLQDSLPSATRNRTVGVQVRQRGYAWAQAPHRDYVVLEYQLRNMTPDTLKPLYAGLFMDWDVVPDYARNVVAWDSVRRLSYTYDASSPEVFVGLKWLSGGKATAYAIDVNAPAGSPVQLSNGFSKAEKYLTLSNGTRRPTTGLPAGTDIAHVLGAALPRLAPTDSAIVAFAVLAAPSLAQLQADADAAQTRYNLLLPTRPALAASAWQLYPNPATGRVRLEVPASFGGHQVLLLNTLGQAVQQTNFSSTTTTLDTSGLPAGLYLVRVHGTAGQLTRQLLVQP